Proteins encoded by one window of Candidatus Cloacimonadota bacterium:
- a CDS encoding T9SS type A sorting domain-containing protein, producing the protein MKLKLTSDNSILVFAYKSSPSSNGGHYLQKIGADGSLQYPSFINIGFKLQCLVREPLPNPDEELPPPDTLCFISCSPNPFNPRVNIAFSIPSQGKTKLGVYDLRGRKIRVLVDEGLPAAEYRVSWDGKDDAGRDSASGVYFLKLENGGLSSKRKITLLK; encoded by the coding sequence CCTGGTATTCGCCTATAAATCATCGCCCTCCAGTAATGGAGGACATTACTTACAAAAAATTGGCGCGGATGGGTCGCTGCAATATCCTTCTTTCATCAATATTGGTTTCAAACTGCAGTGTCTCGTCCGGGAGCCGCTTCCAAACCCGGATGAAGAGCTGCCTCCTCCCGATACGCTCTGTTTCATCAGCTGCAGCCCCAACCCCTTCAATCCCAGGGTGAATATCGCTTTCAGCATTCCCAGCCAAGGCAAGACAAAGCTTGGGGTCTATGACCTGCGCGGTAGAAAGATACGCGTCCTGGTGGATGAGGGTTTGCCCGCAGCGGAATATAGGGTGAGCTGGGATGGCAAAGACGATGCCGGCAGAGATTCAGCCTCGGGCGTGTATTTCCTCAAGCTGGAAAATGGAGGTTTGTCCAGTAAGCGCAAAATAACCTTGCTCAAATGA